In Mastigocladopsis repens PCC 10914, a single window of DNA contains:
- a CDS encoding response regulator, protein MEQAQVLMSDEKNYNAQPPLILAVEDNEDNLLLLSYALESLGCKLICQKDSSTTVLVAKEYQPDLILLDILLPGQSGIDVVRSLKQEPLTSNITAIAVTALASTEDRERILRAGFNDYISKPYMIEDLEALVCRHLGKKLAFDSAFDLC, encoded by the coding sequence ATGGAACAGGCACAAGTCCTTATGAGTGATGAAAAGAATTACAACGCTCAACCGCCTCTAATATTAGCGGTGGAGGATAATGAAGATAACCTACTGCTTTTGAGTTATGCTCTTGAGTCGCTAGGTTGTAAGCTTATTTGTCAAAAGGACAGTTCAACAACAGTACTCGTTGCAAAAGAGTATCAACCTGACTTGATACTGCTAGATATTTTGTTGCCTGGTCAGAGTGGAATTGATGTTGTGCGTTCTCTGAAACAAGAACCCCTAACGAGTAACATTACAGCTATTGCGGTTACAGCGTTGGCTAGTACTGAGGACAGAGAACGCATCCTTAGGGCAGGCTTCAACGACTACATCAGCAAGCCTTACATGATAGAGGACTTAGAAGCTTTGGTTTGCCGCCACCTAGGCAAGAAATTGGCTTTTGATTCAGCTTTTGACTTATGTTAA
- a CDS encoding DUF2294 domain-containing protein: MSTSTPTRGQVERTLAQRIQALYREQLGHQPSKVVCQLSEQNVVVVMEGSITPPEVLLAHTGRLELAEQVHSDLDDAIQPQLKALIEETLNVTVLEVLSDATLETGRTGIIALLTDTPTLRTPAPNSTKTKRRTSFDRSTSEKSA, encoded by the coding sequence ATGAGTACATCAACACCAACTCGCGGTCAAGTAGAAAGAACATTAGCACAACGTATTCAAGCTCTGTATCGTGAGCAACTTGGACATCAGCCTAGTAAGGTTGTTTGCCAACTCTCAGAGCAAAATGTAGTGGTTGTCATGGAAGGTTCCATCACTCCACCAGAAGTATTACTGGCTCACACAGGTCGGCTGGAACTCGCTGAACAAGTTCACTCAGATTTAGATGATGCTATTCAGCCACAGCTTAAGGCACTGATTGAAGAAACTTTAAATGTTACGGTCTTAGAGGTGCTCAGCGATGCTACATTAGAGACTGGTCGTACTGGCATTATTGCTCTTTTGACGGATACACCTACTCTTCGTACTCCTGCTCCCAATTCTACCAAGACCAAGAGAAGAACTTCATTCGACAGAAGCACCAGTGAGAAATCAGCGTGA
- a CDS encoding hybrid sensor histidine kinase/response regulator: protein MLNEENSRIERILAIDDNPDNLILLQTFLEVEGYEVELVSDGINGLKQIAQSPPDLILLDVMMPEMDGYEVTRRIRNNPDITYIPILLITAHHDASVVEGLDAGADDFVRKPFDHEELLARVRSMLRLKHSIDEQQKMARQREDFVSRLTHDLRTPLVAADRMLHLFHQETFCAISPDMKQAIFAMIRSNQNLLEMVNNLLEVYRFEAGKKTLQAESCNIRQIIEEVVQELSPLAVEKDLTVNIDSSNLNQQDETAGVVKGDRLELRRVMSNLIGNAIKFTDVGGVNIRICESVKPQGKACLIIEVQDTGYGIAPEDQATIFERFRQGKNKRAGSGLGLHLSSRIIESHKGNIEVFSELGQGSVFTIRVPKQA from the coding sequence ATGTTAAATGAAGAAAATTCTAGAATAGAACGTATACTTGCTATCGATGACAATCCTGATAACCTCATCTTGCTTCAGACATTTTTAGAGGTTGAAGGGTATGAAGTTGAGCTAGTCTCCGATGGGATCAATGGTCTAAAGCAAATTGCACAGTCCCCCCCCGACTTAATTTTGCTAGATGTCATGATGCCGGAAATGGATGGCTATGAAGTGACACGCCGCATCCGTAACAATCCGGACATAACATACATTCCTATACTACTCATTACTGCCCATCATGATGCCAGCGTCGTCGAAGGTTTGGATGCAGGAGCAGATGATTTTGTCCGCAAACCATTCGATCATGAGGAGTTGCTAGCAAGAGTGCGATCAATGCTGCGCCTCAAGCACAGTATTGACGAACAACAAAAAATGGCACGCCAACGGGAGGATTTTGTTTCACGTTTAACTCATGATTTGCGAACCCCTTTAGTAGCGGCAGATCGGATGCTCCATTTGTTTCACCAGGAAACCTTCTGCGCCATTTCCCCAGACATGAAACAGGCAATATTTGCCATGATTCGCAGCAACCAAAATTTGCTGGAAATGGTGAACAACCTCCTAGAAGTCTACCGCTTTGAGGCTGGTAAAAAGACTCTGCAAGCTGAAAGCTGCAATATACGGCAGATCATTGAAGAAGTTGTTCAAGAACTCAGTCCTCTTGCTGTTGAGAAGGACTTAACTGTGAATATAGACTCTAGCAACCTCAACCAACAAGACGAAACTGCTGGTGTGGTTAAGGGCGATCGCCTAGAGTTACGGCGGGTGATGAGCAACTTAATCGGAAATGCCATCAAGTTTACAGATGTAGGAGGTGTAAACATTCGCATTTGTGAATCGGTAAAACCTCAGGGTAAAGCTTGCTTGATCATAGAGGTACAAGACACAGGATACGGCATTGCTCCAGAAGACCAAGCAACAATCTTTGAGCGGTTTCGTCAAGGCAAAAATAAACGTGCTGGTAGTGGCTTGGGATTGCATCTATCTTCCCGGATCATTGAATCACATAAGGGAAATATTGAGGTTTTCTCTGAACTTGGTCAGGGCAGTGTATTCACTATACGTGTACCAAAGCAAGCGTGA
- a CDS encoding ATP-binding response regulator: MEEKLRILVVDDDEVDRIAVRRALTKAGVEMELSEMVDGTQVLAILTDTLYDCVFLDYRLPDQNGLSLLQKLRSHNINVPVIVLTGQGDEQIAVELMKAGASDYLSKSRLSPIILAQVLRNAIRIHRAEMQVALANQQLRESNELLIRKNQELEAQRQHIELQNLKLIEASRLKSQFLATMSHELRTPMNAIIGFSQLLLRPKCGQLTDQQTDMVQRILNNGKHLLMLLNEVLDFSKLEAGRLDLKPDIFDLSKVVNATVEEMRSLAEQKHLSLFIQSDLQNPVVFNDPIRVRQILTNLLSNAIKFTESGGIAVEVKELSENEVEIAVRDTGIGIAPADLQNIFEAFRQVDQSITRKYPGTGLGLPIIKALLQKMGGKIALESQLGEGSVFRVKIPRQISSLAEQGQDRASNSTHASAKKKFLETTGNSSLCSRRCTEQEQR, translated from the coding sequence ATGGAAGAGAAACTAAGAATTTTAGTTGTAGACGATGACGAAGTAGACCGCATAGCAGTGCGTCGTGCTCTCACCAAAGCAGGCGTTGAGATGGAACTGTCTGAGATGGTTGACGGTACGCAAGTACTGGCTATCCTGACCGATACTTTGTACGACTGCGTATTTCTCGACTATCGCTTACCAGACCAGAATGGTTTAAGCCTACTCCAAAAACTTCGTTCACATAACATCAACGTGCCTGTCATTGTCCTTACAGGTCAAGGAGATGAACAGATCGCAGTTGAACTGATGAAAGCAGGCGCTAGCGATTATCTTTCCAAGTCTAGGTTATCACCGATAATCTTGGCACAGGTTTTGCGGAATGCCATTCGGATTCACCGAGCAGAAATGCAGGTCGCCTTGGCAAATCAACAACTGCGTGAAAGTAATGAGCTACTTATTCGTAAGAACCAGGAACTGGAAGCACAGCGGCAACATATAGAGCTACAAAACCTGAAACTCATTGAAGCATCGCGGCTCAAATCGCAGTTTCTGGCAACTATGTCTCATGAGTTGCGGACACCAATGAATGCCATCATTGGGTTTTCTCAGCTCTTGTTGCGTCCCAAGTGTGGTCAACTTACAGATCAGCAAACAGATATGGTACAGCGTATCCTGAACAATGGGAAACATTTGCTGATGCTGCTTAACGAAGTTCTTGACTTTTCTAAGCTAGAGGCAGGAAGGTTGGATTTAAAACCCGACATATTTGATTTGTCAAAGGTCGTAAACGCCACTGTGGAAGAGATGCGTTCTCTAGCAGAGCAAAAACATTTGTCTTTGTTTATTCAAAGTGACTTGCAAAACCCTGTGGTGTTTAATGACCCAATTCGTGTGCGACAGATTTTAACGAATCTGCTCTCAAATGCGATCAAATTCACAGAGTCTGGCGGTATTGCAGTTGAAGTTAAAGAACTGTCAGAAAATGAAGTAGAAATTGCGGTTCGTGATACAGGCATAGGTATTGCTCCAGCCGACCTACAAAATATTTTTGAAGCTTTTCGGCAAGTTGATCAAAGTATCACGCGCAAATATCCTGGTACAGGTCTGGGTTTACCAATCATAAAAGCGCTGCTACAAAAGATGGGGGGCAAAATCGCTCTTGAAAGTCAGTTGGGTGAGGGTTCAGTCTTTCGGGTTAAAATACCACGTCAAATATCATCCTTAGCTGAACAAGGTCAAGATAGGGCATCAAACTCGACCCATGCTTCAGCCAAAAAAAAATTTTTGGAAACAACAGGAAATTCCTCGCTTTGCTCAAGAAGGTGTACAGAGCAAGAGCAAAGATAG
- a CDS encoding response regulator, whose amino-acid sequence MSEKVINILLVEDDEVDVMNVKRAFKKVNITNPLYVATNGIEALAMLRSNNGQPPEVPMERRLVLLDLNMPKMGGIEFLQELRSDPRLKPIPVVVMTTSNQDKDRVEAYNLNVAGYILKPVTFSNFIELMATLNKYWTLCEMP is encoded by the coding sequence ATGTCAGAAAAAGTGATTAATATACTACTTGTGGAGGATGACGAAGTTGATGTGATGAATGTCAAACGGGCATTCAAAAAAGTTAATATTACCAATCCACTTTATGTTGCTACAAATGGAATTGAGGCGCTAGCAATGCTGCGTAGCAATAACGGTCAGCCACCAGAGGTTCCTATGGAGCGACGTTTGGTTTTACTAGATTTAAATATGCCTAAAATGGGAGGAATAGAGTTCCTTCAAGAATTACGTTCTGACCCTCGATTAAAACCAATTCCTGTGGTAGTCATGACAACCTCAAACCAGGATAAAGACCGTGTGGAAGCCTATAACCTGAATGTTGCTGGCTATATCCTTAAGCCTGTCACTTTCTCTAACTTTATTGAGCTAATGGCAACGCTTAATAAATATTGGACATTGTGCGAAATGCCGTAA
- a CDS encoding PAS domain S-box protein, with protein MAQDFKSADTNTKKLEQVEAALRESELRFRAIFNQTFQFMGIIKPDGTLVEANRRALEFGGLTSAEVIGRLFWEASWWDSPKTQAILREAIAHALKGKSIRCQVNAASSNNTVATIDFSIKPFRDETGQIVLLVAEGRIFPNTDVEHSPNHQNNEQLEHETVSPVQWEMKEQNQLYRDIVNNMQFGLVVWHLEDPNDITSFRLVTTNPAASRLTGLTLEQEIGKRIVECFPKMFLERKTSLELYAEVAKSGRAVDQYQVYYGDERIPGSYFSVKVFPLPNLCIGIAFDNITQGKQAERALLESERRWATLAKMSPVGIFRTDLSGNYHYVNKRWCEIAGLSVEDALGKGWRRAVHPEDLERIDTQVKPEEYLPLEYEFRFVHPNGRINWVFSQAVPETEDDGKVIGYVGTVTNITQHKQAEQALRESEERFHAMAENAPVMIWVSGVDQLRTYFNSGWLEFTGRTMEQELGNSWTQGVHPEDIKHCLETQSIGFDAREPFMMEYRLRRFDGEYRWILDKGTPRWNPDGSFAGYIGSCIDISDRKEAEIALQQRAEELTRTNIILAQTTTLLKKRNDELDQFAYVASHDLKAPLRAIASLSEWMEEDLADILPEENQHQMRLLRGRVRRMESLINGLLEYSRVGRTQTPSVMVNVTALLREVIDLLDPPQTFTIEVEPGMPIFEAKRVPLQQVFSNLIGNAIKHHSRPDGYVKVSVKDQGHYYEFAVCDDGPGIAPEYHNKIFNIFQTLEARDQKESTGVGLAIVKKIIETEAGTMTMKSQVGVGSTFSFTWLKQPVQ; from the coding sequence ATGGCTCAAGATTTCAAATCTGCTGACACTAATACAAAGAAATTAGAGCAGGTCGAAGCAGCTTTACGAGAAAGTGAGCTACGTTTTCGTGCCATCTTCAACCAGACCTTTCAATTTATGGGAATCATCAAGCCAGATGGCACTCTCGTTGAAGCTAATCGAAGGGCATTAGAATTTGGAGGATTGACCAGCGCTGAAGTGATTGGGCGCTTGTTTTGGGAAGCTAGCTGGTGGGATTCACCCAAAACTCAGGCAATCCTACGAGAAGCAATTGCTCATGCTCTAAAAGGAAAATCCATTCGCTGCCAAGTCAATGCTGCTTCTTCAAACAATACAGTCGCAACTATTGACTTCTCTATTAAACCCTTTAGAGATGAAACTGGGCAGATAGTATTATTAGTAGCAGAAGGTCGGATTTTCCCTAATACAGATGTAGAGCATTCGCCAAATCACCAAAATAACGAACAATTGGAGCATGAAACAGTTTCCCCCGTACAGTGGGAAATGAAAGAACAAAACCAGCTTTACAGGGATATTGTCAACAATATGCAATTCGGCTTGGTTGTGTGGCATTTAGAAGACCCCAACGATATTACCTCGTTTCGGCTTGTGACCACAAACCCTGCTGCATCCCGGCTGACAGGACTCACTCTCGAACAAGAAATTGGCAAGCGAATCGTTGAATGTTTTCCCAAAATGTTTTTGGAGAGGAAAACATCTTTGGAACTGTATGCAGAGGTTGCCAAATCCGGTCGAGCAGTAGACCAGTATCAAGTTTATTACGGCGATGAACGCATACCAGGTAGCTATTTCAGCGTTAAAGTGTTTCCATTACCGAATCTGTGTATTGGAATTGCGTTTGATAACATTACTCAGGGTAAGCAAGCCGAGCGAGCATTGCTCGAAAGTGAGCGCCGTTGGGCAACTCTAGCAAAAATGTCCCCTGTAGGGATTTTTCGTACAGATTTATCAGGAAACTATCATTACGTCAACAAACGATGGTGTGAAATTGCTGGACTTTCTGTAGAAGATGCTCTTGGCAAAGGGTGGAGACGTGCTGTCCATCCAGAAGACCTAGAGCGTATCGACACACAAGTCAAGCCAGAGGAATACCTGCCACTTGAGTATGAGTTTCGCTTCGTGCATCCAAATGGGAGGATAAACTGGGTGTTTTCTCAAGCAGTACCTGAAACTGAGGACGACGGGAAGGTGATTGGCTACGTTGGTACAGTTACAAATATCACTCAACACAAGCAGGCAGAGCAAGCACTGCGCGAGAGCGAGGAAAGATTCCACGCGATGGCAGAAAATGCTCCTGTGATGATTTGGGTGTCTGGTGTAGATCAGCTCCGTACTTACTTTAATAGTGGTTGGCTAGAGTTTACCGGACGCACAATGGAACAAGAACTAGGCAATAGTTGGACACAAGGAGTGCATCCTGAAGATATCAAGCATTGTTTAGAGACACAGAGCATCGGGTTTGATGCGAGGGAACCATTTATGATGGAATACCGCCTCAGACGTTTTGATGGTGAATATCGCTGGATTTTAGATAAAGGCACTCCCAGGTGGAATCCAGATGGCAGTTTTGCTGGATACATTGGTTCATGTATTGATATTAGCGATCGCAAGGAAGCAGAAATTGCTCTCCAACAAAGGGCAGAAGAACTCACACGCACGAATATAATTTTGGCGCAAACAACAACATTGTTGAAAAAACGCAATGATGAACTAGACCAGTTTGCCTACGTGGCGTCCCATGATTTGAAGGCGCCTTTGCGGGCGATCGCCAGCCTCTCAGAATGGATGGAAGAAGACCTGGCTGATATTCTTCCAGAAGAAAATCAGCACCAAATGCGCCTGTTACGAGGGCGAGTGCGCCGAATGGAATCCCTCATCAACGGCTTGCTAGAATATTCACGAGTTGGGCGCACTCAAACTCCATCCGTGATGGTGAATGTGACCGCATTGCTTAGGGAAGTGATTGACTTACTTGACCCGCCACAAACTTTCACGATTGAGGTCGAACCAGGAATGCCTATCTTTGAGGCAAAGCGAGTTCCCTTGCAACAGGTGTTTAGTAACTTAATTGGTAATGCGATTAAGCACCATTCACGACCTGATGGTTATGTTAAAGTTTCTGTAAAAGACCAGGGACATTATTACGAATTTGCTGTCTGTGACGATGGTCCCGGTATTGCCCCTGAGTATCACAATAAAATTTTTAATATCTTTCAAACACTAGAAGCTCGCGACCAAAAAGAAAGTACGGGAGTTGGGTTGGCAATTGTTAAGAAAATAATTGAAACAGAAGCGGGGACTATGACCATGAAGTCTCAGGTCGGGGTAGGAAGCACTTTCAGCTTCACTTGGCTCAAACAACCAGTTCAATAG
- a CDS encoding response regulator, with translation MSEISIVLIEDHDLTRMGLKAALQSNSTLRVIGEAPNGTKGLKLLETAKPDVAVVDIGLPDIDGIELTRRFRHFQAETGDSTTKILVLTMDHTEDAVLAAFAAGADSYYMKDTSIDKLTEAIQATHGGNSWIDPAIANVVLQQMRQGIPENQPSDQPKTVKIEALSSEYEQVLETYPLTQRELEILELIVAGCSNGQIAEKLYITVGTVKTHVRNILNKLCADDRTQAAVRALRSGLVA, from the coding sequence ATGAGTGAAATTAGTATTGTTTTAATTGAGGATCATGACTTGACAAGAATGGGGCTAAAGGCTGCATTGCAGTCAAATAGCACACTTCGAGTTATTGGTGAAGCACCAAATGGGACCAAAGGACTGAAACTTCTGGAAACAGCGAAGCCAGATGTGGCTGTTGTGGATATTGGTTTGCCAGACATAGATGGGATTGAACTCACCCGAAGATTCAGGCACTTCCAAGCCGAGACAGGTGATTCAACAACAAAAATCCTTGTCTTGACAATGGATCATACAGAGGATGCTGTACTTGCTGCTTTTGCAGCAGGGGCTGATTCTTACTACATGAAGGATACGAGCATCGATAAGTTGACGGAAGCCATCCAAGCGACTCACGGAGGTAACTCTTGGATCGATCCGGCGATCGCCAATGTGGTGCTACAGCAAATGCGGCAAGGTATCCCAGAAAACCAGCCATCTGATCAGCCCAAGACTGTAAAAATTGAGGCACTGTCATCAGAGTACGAGCAAGTTTTGGAAACTTATCCACTCACTCAACGAGAACTGGAGATTCTAGAGCTGATTGTCGCTGGGTGCAGCAACGGGCAGATTGCTGAGAAACTATACATCACAGTTGGCACCGTTAAAACCCATGTTCGCAACATCCTGAATAAACTTTGTGCTGATGACCGTACCCAAGCTGCTGTTCGCGCGCTACGTTCTGGCTTAGTAGCATGA
- a CDS encoding GlsB/YeaQ/YmgE family stress response membrane protein, with the protein MNIIAWIVLGLIAGAIGKAIYPGRQGGGILSTMILGIIGAFVGGSIVTLLETGTIQLTAATLSIPGLIVAVLGAMVAIFIWGLITNRSAV; encoded by the coding sequence ATGAACATTATTGCTTGGATAGTTCTGGGTCTTATAGCTGGGGCAATCGGTAAAGCTATTTATCCTGGTCGTCAAGGCGGTGGGATTCTTTCCACGATGATTTTAGGTATTATTGGAGCATTTGTAGGAGGTAGCATAGTTACCCTGTTAGAAACGGGAACGATTCAACTAACTGCAGCTACCCTAAGTATTCCTGGTCTGATTGTTGCTGTCCTTGGCGCAATGGTTGCTATCTTCATATGGGGCTTAATTACTAATCGCAGCGCTGTTTAG
- a CDS encoding CsbD family protein, producing MSVEKRVEATAKNIEGKVQEIIGDLSGNPQDKAEGQAKQAEAQVIHTTENIKDEVKKVIE from the coding sequence ATGAGCGTTGAGAAGAGAGTAGAAGCAACTGCCAAAAATATCGAAGGTAAAGTTCAAGAAATAATTGGTGACTTAAGTGGCAACCCACAAGATAAAGCCGAGGGTCAAGCTAAACAAGCTGAAGCACAAGTCATTCATACCACCGAGAACATAAAAGATGAAGTCAAAAAAGTTATAGAATAG
- a CDS encoding TIGR02587 family membrane protein, whose translation MGVGTKRRKNVWVNEINDIIRGACGGFLFGIPLLYTMEVWWIGSLAKPSMIILAIALMFLVIFLLNRTEGFRRSRRHSPPYGAVTDTVEAIAIGLTCSAFMLLLLQEVTSESPLQEALGKIVFESVPFTLGVALANQFLGDTRDGNAQGRTGGEASHKSTKNPDELHRTLADIGATLIGATVIAFNIAPTDEIPMLAAAVSPPWLLAIIATSVLISYGIVFEAGFSDQQKRRQQQGIFQRPISETVMSYLVSLLAAAFMLWFFQKLTFSDPWAIWLEQSLILGLPATIGGAAGRLAV comes from the coding sequence ATGGGTGTAGGAACAAAGCGTAGAAAAAATGTGTGGGTCAATGAGATTAATGACATCATTCGGGGTGCGTGTGGAGGTTTTTTGTTTGGCATCCCTTTGCTCTACACAATGGAAGTCTGGTGGATAGGCTCGCTAGCAAAACCATCAATGATAATTTTGGCGATCGCATTGATGTTTCTGGTCATTTTCTTGCTTAACCGGACAGAAGGTTTTCGTAGAAGCAGAAGGCACTCACCACCTTATGGAGCAGTAACAGATACTGTAGAAGCGATAGCGATTGGATTAACTTGTTCTGCCTTTATGCTCCTGTTACTGCAAGAAGTCACATCTGAATCTCCACTTCAAGAAGCCTTGGGTAAAATTGTCTTTGAAAGCGTCCCATTTACCTTAGGTGTGGCATTAGCCAACCAGTTTTTAGGAGATACTCGTGATGGGAATGCTCAAGGGCGAACAGGCGGTGAAGCTAGTCATAAAAGCACAAAGAACCCAGACGAGTTACATAGAACCCTCGCTGATATAGGTGCAACCTTAATTGGTGCTACCGTCATTGCATTTAACATTGCGCCAACAGATGAAATTCCTATGTTAGCAGCAGCGGTGTCACCACCCTGGCTTTTGGCAATTATTGCCACATCTGTGCTCATTTCCTATGGCATTGTGTTTGAAGCAGGCTTTTCAGATCAACAAAAGCGCAGGCAGCAACAAGGAATTTTCCAACGACCTATCAGCGAAACAGTTATGTCATACTTGGTGTCACTGCTAGCAGCTGCATTTATGTTGTGGTTCTTTCAAAAATTAACTTTTAGCGACCCTTGGGCAATTTGGCTTGAGCAGAGTTTGATACTTGGATTGCCTGCGACTATCGGAGGTGCAGCAGGACGGTTAGCAGTATGA
- a CDS encoding TIGR02588 family protein, translating into MTKSDEFTDGKKEQQQPKRTPAEWVTLSAASFILAVVVSLVGYTWVNEKDQPPILSVSNKQAIREVDGQFYVPFEVANSGGETAESIQIMAELQINGKVEETGDMQIDFLSGGEKEKGAFVFRQDPRKGQLTIRVSSYKLP; encoded by the coding sequence ATGACGAAATCAGATGAATTCACTGATGGGAAAAAAGAACAACAACAACCAAAGAGAACACCAGCGGAATGGGTAACATTAAGTGCAGCTTCATTCATCCTTGCAGTGGTTGTCAGTTTGGTAGGTTATACTTGGGTCAACGAAAAGGATCAACCTCCTATCCTTTCTGTCAGTAACAAACAGGCAATTCGTGAAGTAGATGGACAGTTTTATGTTCCCTTTGAAGTGGCTAATTCTGGAGGAGAAACAGCCGAGTCGATTCAGATTATGGCAGAGTTGCAGATAAATGGCAAAGTAGAAGAAACGGGGGATATGCAGATTGACTTTTTATCTGGTGGCGAGAAGGAAAAAGGAGCTTTTGTGTTTAGGCAAGACCCACGAAAAGGTCAGTTAACAATCAGAGTTTCTAGTTATAAATTGCCCTAA
- a CDS encoding ChaB family protein gives MPEPYKAERTISAIFKEHKQVDDLIRRLLDRGVSRDHISVMGRNFQSETRIAGFITKRDVILGGLRTGAIFGSLFGSFLSLLTGVGVLFIPFVGPIVAAGPIGAILLGAASGALAGSAGAGLVSVLTTLGMPEDKAAIYQTRLQAGEFLVMAEVPSDRAGEFQLLIQSAGGEEVHTIEQALPRACAGGCNTPEDLSPEIRSHLSPEAQGTFVERYNTVLKETNDETKAEHAAWETIHQQYDEDENGIFSKAKTTV, from the coding sequence GTGCCAGAACCATATAAGGCAGAACGTACCATCTCGGCTATTTTTAAAGAGCACAAGCAAGTTGATGATCTTATTCGGCGTTTACTAGACCGGGGTGTTTCTAGGGATCATATCTCGGTGATGGGTAGAAACTTTCAGTCAGAAACTCGAATAGCTGGCTTTATTACTAAAAGAGATGTGATTTTGGGAGGTTTGAGAACTGGGGCAATCTTTGGCTCATTGTTCGGTTCCTTCCTCAGCTTGCTCACGGGAGTAGGCGTACTGTTCATTCCCTTTGTTGGTCCAATTGTAGCAGCAGGTCCTATTGGTGCAATTTTATTAGGGGCTGCTAGTGGTGCGCTCGCAGGTAGTGCAGGTGCTGGTTTAGTATCTGTTCTCACCACATTGGGTATGCCAGAAGACAAAGCAGCAATTTACCAAACTCGCTTGCAAGCTGGTGAATTTTTGGTGATGGCAGAAGTTCCAAGTGATCGTGCTGGAGAATTCCAATTACTGATTCAAAGTGCTGGTGGCGAAGAAGTTCACACAATTGAGCAGGCGTTACCTCGTGCTTGTGCTGGTGGCTGCAACACTCCTGAGGATTTATCTCCAGAAATTCGCTCTCATCTTTCACCTGAAGCTCAAGGCACATTCGTTGAACGCTATAACACTGTACTAAAAGAAACGAATGATGAAACCAAGGCTGAACATGCAGCTTGGGAAACAATTCATCAGCAATATGATGAAGATGAAAATGGCATTTTTTCTAAGGCAAAAACAACCGTTTAG
- a CDS encoding Dps family protein has translation MRKINIGLTEEQRQGVINLLNQDLADAYVLLVKTKKFHWDVVGPQFRSLHQIWEEQYQALTETIDSVAERVRALGGYPVGTLEGFLKIASLKEEGGNVPTATGMVARLVDDHEQVIRNLREHIDQCSENFHDEGTADFLTGLMEGHEQMAWMLRSFIEGQSLEPDGTQTLAGTKTPVGV, from the coding sequence ATGCGAAAGATAAACATTGGTTTGACCGAAGAACAACGTCAAGGTGTTATTAATCTGTTGAATCAAGATTTGGCAGATGCCTATGTACTGTTAGTGAAAACGAAAAAGTTCCACTGGGATGTTGTCGGACCTCAATTCCGCAGCCTGCACCAGATTTGGGAAGAGCAGTACCAAGCACTGACTGAAACTATCGATTCCGTAGCTGAGCGGGTTCGTGCTTTAGGCGGTTACCCTGTTGGCACATTGGAAGGATTTCTGAAGATTGCTAGCCTCAAGGAGGAAGGCGGTAACGTCCCCACAGCAACTGGTATGGTGGCTCGACTGGTGGATGACCACGAGCAGGTTATTCGGAACTTGCGGGAGCATATAGATCAGTGCAGTGAGAATTTCCATGATGAGGGAACTGCTGACTTCCTGACAGGATTGATGGAAGGACATGAGCAGATGGCTTGGATGCTGCGCTCATTTATTGAAGGGCAGTCACTGGAACCAGACGGTACACAAACCCTTGCAGGAACCAAAACTCCTGTCGGCGTGTAG